The sequence below is a genomic window from Thioclava nitratireducens.
CAGGTGATCGATGGCAAGGGCTGGCGCTCTGGCGCCGAGGTCGAACGCCGCGAGCTGACGCAGTGGTTCTTCAAGATTTCCGACTATGCCGAAGAACTGCTCGACGCGCTCGACAACCTGAAAGACTGGCCCGAGAAGGTGCGCCTGATGCAGGCAAACTGGATCGGGAAATCGCGCGGCCTGCAATTCGCCTTCTCGACCGTCGATGCGCCGGAAGGTTTCGACCGGCTGGAGGTCTACACGACCCGCCCCGACACGCTGCGCGGTGCTAGCTTTGCGGCGATCTCGCCCGATCACCCGCTCGCCAAGCATCTGGAGCGTCACGATCCCAAGGTCGCGGAATTCGTCGCGAAATGCCGCGCGGGCGGCACAACAGAAGAAGCCATCGAGACTGCCGAGAAGCTCGGCATGGACACCGGCATCAAGGTCCGCCACCCGCTCGACACTAGCTGGGAACTGCCGGTCTATATCGCGAACTTCATCCTGATGGATTACGGCACCGGCGCGATCTTCGGCTGCCCGGCGCATGACGCGCGCGACTTCGAATTCGCGACGAAATACGAGCTGCCGATCACGCCCGTTTTCGAGCCGCTCGAAGGTGACTATCCCGACGCCGAATACGTCCCGCTGAAATCGGAAAAAGTCCGCTATATCCGCGGCTTCGCGGGCGACGAAGTGCAGACCGGCGAAGAGGGCGTAGCAGCCGCGATCGCCTTCTGCGAGGAAAACGGCATCGGTCAGGGCGTGACCAAGTTCCGCCTGCGCGACTGGGGCCTGAGCCGCCAGCGCTACTGGGGCTGCCCGATTCCGGTCGTGCATTGCGAGACCTGCGGTGTGGTGCCGGAGAAGAAGGAAAACCTGCCCGTCGAGCTGCCTTACGACGAGGACGGCCAGAAGATCGACTTCTCGATACCTGGCAACCCGCTCGACCGTCATCCCAGCTGGCGCGACTGCACCTGCCCGAATTGCGGCGGGCCGGGTCAGCGCGAGACCGATACGATGGATACCTTCGTCGATTCGAGCTGGTATTACGCGCGCTTCACCTCGCCCGGCGCCGCCACGCCGACCGATCCGGCCGAGGCCGAGTATTGGATGAACGTCGACCAATATATCGGCGGCATCGAGCATGCGATTCTTCACCTGCTCTATTCGCGCTTCTATGCCCGCGCGATGCACAAGACCGGCCACCTGCCAGCGAAAGCGATCGAGCCGTTCGATGCGCTGTTCACGCAAGGCATGGTGACGCACGAGATCTACCTCACGCGCGACGCCAAGAATCGCCCCGTCTACCACCTCCCCGAAGAGGTCGAGGACGGTAAGCTGAAGGCGACCGGCGAAGCGGTCGAGACCATCCCCTCGGCCAAGATGTCGAAATCGAAGAAGAACGTCGTCGATCCGATGAACATCATCGCCGAGTTCGGGGCCGATACCGCCCGCTTCTTCGTGATGTCCGACAGCCCGCCCGAGCGGGACGTGGAGTGGACCGCCGCTGGCGCCGAAGCCACGTCGAAATTCCTCGCCCGCGTGCACCGCATTGCCGACGATATCGCCAATTCGGATGCGCCCGCGAACGAGGCCGAGGATACGGCGCTGCTTAAGGCCACCCACAAGGCGATCGACGAGGTCACCAAATCGATCGAGGGCTTCACCTTCAACAAGGCGGTCGCGACGCTCTACGGCCTGACCAACACGATGTCGAAATCGAAGGCCGGGGCCGAGACCAAGCGCGAAGCGATGAAGCTGATGGCGCAGCTGATGGCGCCGATGGTCCCGCACCTCGCCGAAGAGGTCTGGTCGATGCTGGGCGGCGAAGGCTTCGTGATCGCAGCCCCTTGGCCAGAGGCGGACCCGGCCCTGCTAGTCGAGGATTCGGTGACGCTGCCGATCCAGATCAACGGCAAGCGCCGCGCCGAGATTTCGGTGCCCAAGGACATGCCGAAGGAAGAGGTTGAAAAGCTGGTTCTGGCCGACGAAGCTGTGGTCAAGGCGCTGGCCGGTGGCCAGCCCAAGAAGCTGATCGTTGTGCCGGGGCGGATCGTCAATGTGGTCATCTGACAGACGCGGATTTCTGGGGCTCGCGGGGGCCGCTGGCCTGCTCGCGGGCTGCGGCTTCACCCCGGCCTACGGGCCTCAGGGCGGGGCTGCGAAACTGCTCGAAGGGGTCGAACCGGCTGCGCCCACGACGCGCGACGCCTTCGCCCTCGTTCAGCAGCTGTATGCCCGGCTCGGCCCGTCGCAGGCCACCCGCTACCGGCTCGATTACAAGATCGACACCGAGGCGGTCGGTCAGGGCATCTCGCCCGACAACGCGACCACGCGCTACCAGTTGAACGGCACTGTGGATTACACGCTGCGCGATGCGGCCGATAACGCCGTACTGCTGACCGGACGCGTCACCTCCTTCACCTCGTGGTCCGCGACCGGCACCGTGGTCGCCTCACAGGCCGCGCAGGAAGACGCGCATCGCCGTCTGATGGTGATCCTTGCCGATCAGATCGTAACGCGCCTGCTGTCCCAAGCACCGAGCCTTCCGGAATGAAACTGACCGGCGTAGCAGCGACCCGCTATTTCGCCAAACCCGAGCCAGAGCGCACCGGCCTGCTGATCTTCGGGGGCGATGCGATGCGCGTGGCCCTCCGCCGTCAGGAAGTCATCGCCGCATTGATTGGCGCAAAGGGCGAAGAGGAGATGCGCCTGAGCCGGATCGCGGGCGGCGATCTGCGCAAGCAACCCTCGCTGCTGCTCGATGCGATCAAGGAGGTCGGCTTCTTCCCTGGCCCGCGCGTGGCCTTCGTCGAAGACGCGACCGACGCGGTAGCCGATGCAGTGAAAAACGCGCTCGACGCATGGCGCGAAGGCGATGCGCAGATCGTGATCACCGCAGGCTCGCTCGCCGCGAAATCGAAGCTGCGCAAAGCTTTCGAGGGTC
It includes:
- the leuS gene encoding leucine--tRNA ligase produces the protein MARYEPSQSETKWQEAWNEADLFAARRDPAKPKYYVLEMFPYPSGRIHMGHVRNYTMGDVVARYKMAKGFSVLHPMGWDAFGMPAENAAMDNGGHPKDWTYGNIAVMKDQMKPLGLSIDWSREFATCDPDYYGQQQAMFIDMLEAGLVYRKNAVVNWDPVDMTVLANEQVIDGKGWRSGAEVERRELTQWFFKISDYAEELLDALDNLKDWPEKVRLMQANWIGKSRGLQFAFSTVDAPEGFDRLEVYTTRPDTLRGASFAAISPDHPLAKHLERHDPKVAEFVAKCRAGGTTEEAIETAEKLGMDTGIKVRHPLDTSWELPVYIANFILMDYGTGAIFGCPAHDARDFEFATKYELPITPVFEPLEGDYPDAEYVPLKSEKVRYIRGFAGDEVQTGEEGVAAAIAFCEENGIGQGVTKFRLRDWGLSRQRYWGCPIPVVHCETCGVVPEKKENLPVELPYDEDGQKIDFSIPGNPLDRHPSWRDCTCPNCGGPGQRETDTMDTFVDSSWYYARFTSPGAATPTDPAEAEYWMNVDQYIGGIEHAILHLLYSRFYARAMHKTGHLPAKAIEPFDALFTQGMVTHEIYLTRDAKNRPVYHLPEEVEDGKLKATGEAVETIPSAKMSKSKKNVVDPMNIIAEFGADTARFFVMSDSPPERDVEWTAAGAEATSKFLARVHRIADDIANSDAPANEAEDTALLKATHKAIDEVTKSIEGFTFNKAVATLYGLTNTMSKSKAGAETKREAMKLMAQLMAPMVPHLAEEVWSMLGGEGFVIAAPWPEADPALLVEDSVTLPIQINGKRRAEISVPKDMPKEEVEKLVLADEAVVKALAGGQPKKLIVVPGRIVNVVI
- the lptE gene encoding LPS assembly lipoprotein LptE, coding for MWSSDRRGFLGLAGAAGLLAGCGFTPAYGPQGGAAKLLEGVEPAAPTTRDAFALVQQLYARLGPSQATRYRLDYKIDTEAVGQGISPDNATTRYQLNGTVDYTLRDAADNAVLLTGRVTSFTSWSATGTVVASQAAQEDAHRRLMVILADQIVTRLLSQAPSLPE